Part of the Verrucomicrobiia bacterium genome, CTTTTCATATCCGTCGGCAGATGTAGACACGACCTCTGACTGGAATGTCACGCGGTAGCGATTGTTAGACACCATGTCTGCCTCGGCGGTGCCGGCGTAAACACCGCAACTGGCACTGTCGAACTGTTCTTGGGCATAATCCACCGCCGCCTTCGAGGCGATCCGGGCCATCTGAATGTAGGCTTGTTTGTAGGCTAGATTGAGGCTGTTGTTGGATTGCATGAGGGCCGCGTAGGCTACCAGGCTCATGATGCTCATTAGCATTATCACCGAGGGCATAACGAAACCGGCCTGTGGTTTTTGCCCTAACAACCGAAGTGCCCGTCGGTAGCGCTTAATACGGCTCATTGATTTAATTTCCTAAGGGTAATGCTGCTCGTGGCGGTGATGTCTTCGGCAAATGCCCGGTCTTTTAGGGTGAGGGTTATCTGTATTTTCTCTGCTGTTTCAGGGTTGGTTACTACGATGTTGCTGGTGTCGTAGTAGGTGAGGGTCATGCTTTGGAGTTTGTCTGTTAGTAGTCGATCGGCCGGACAGGAGCTGCTGGATTGGGCCTGGGGGCAGCTTTGTCTCTGAAAGCTAGTGCCGCAGGTGGCCATAGAGCTAGGTGCGCTGACGGTTCTTTTGTACAGGTTGGTGCCGCTGACAAAATAAATAATGTTGTTGTACAGCGGAGAGTTGTCTTCTATCACCGATGCATCGCAGCCCTCGGTGTTTATATAAACGGGTTGGCGGTTGGCGGCTCGGCGATTGCCGGTGAGGGCAGGGGCAGAGACGATGAGAGTGGCCGGGGTAGAGTTGTATGTCCAGCCGCCCCCGGGTTGATGCCCATCGACGAGCCCGCTGTTCAGTCCTTGCTTAAAGGCGTTGGCGTAAAAGATATCGTCTTGCATGCTAAAGGTGATGTTTTGGGAGTCGACATTCAGGTTTACCTGCGCCCCCTGCTGGGTTAGTTGGCCGTATTGATTGAACAGGAAACTCATGGTCATCACGACAGTAATGATCATTATGGGGCTTATGATAAGTACCTCGACTAACGTGAAGCCTTTTTCGGCGAGCTTTCTCATCGGCCCAGTCCGTTCTTTTGGATAAAATCGGCGTACTGGACAATACGCTTGTCTGCGCCGCTCCCAAATTCGATAGTTACTACTACTTGTTTGAGCGTAGATGACAGCGTATTGATATAGACTTTGCCTACCCTTGGGGCTTCCAGAGTGGCGGACAGGCTGCTGCTAAAATCTTCTACTTCTTGCAGGGTGCCGGTGGGGGTGGTGGCCGGCAGGCTGGTGTAGCTCATGTTTTCGTAGAACTGGATTTTGGCAAAGGCAACGGAGTTGGCCCTGTTAATATCTAGCGCCTTTTTGTTGATGTTCTGAATAGAAGTAAAGGTTATAAGAAAAGCGCCAAAGGCCACCCCGATAATAATTAGCGTGATTAATAATTCTACAACTGCGAATCCCCGGGATTCGTCTCGTAAGGCGCTCATGCTTGGGTTTAATTATACACTCTCTGGTAGGTTCATAATTTTATGGTAAGCATAATCTGGCTTGCTAAAATGAGCCTGCCCTTCGGGCAACAGATGAGTCAAAGTCTGATTCGTCTTGTTCTTTCCCACGAAAGGAAGCATGGTGTTTGCAAAGCTTCGTTCCATGCCCGCGCTGCTGGTATTGCTGACAGCGCTAGCTGTGGTTGGCAGAGACGCCGATCCAGTGGCTGCGGATGTGCCCAGCACAACTCTGACAGCGCC contains:
- a CDS encoding prepilin-type N-terminal cleavage/methylation domain-containing protein — protein: MRKLAEKGFTLVEVLIISPIMIITVVMTMSFLFNQYGQLTQQGAQVNLNVDSQNITFSMQDDIFYANAFKQGLNSGLVDGHQPGGGWTYNSTPATLIVSAPALTGNRRAANRQPVYINTEGCDASVIEDNSPLYNNIIYFVSGTNLYKRTVSAPSSMATCGTSFQRQSCPQAQSSSSCPADRLLTDKLQSMTLTYYDTSNIVVTNPETAEKIQITLTLKDRAFAEDITATSSITLRKLNQ
- a CDS encoding type II secretion system protein, which codes for MSALRDESRGFAVVELLITLIIIGVAFGAFLITFTSIQNINKKALDINRANSVAFAKIQFYENMSYTSLPATTPTGTLQEVEDFSSSLSATLEAPRVGKVYINTLSSTLKQVVVTIEFGSGADKRIVQYADFIQKNGLGR